In the genome of Sporocytophaga myxococcoides DSM 11118, the window CAAGCTGTTCATCATTGAATTCATTATCTGCAAGATTAAACTTGAGCGTATCAAATCTAAAGTCCAATTGATAAAGATCATTGAGATAAGGGACTTTCAGCTCCGAAATTTCAGCATATAAATTTCCATTGATCAATCTTTTGCGTTTATTAATTTGACCTTCTGAAATCAGTACCTGATGAGTGTTCGGAATTTCTATAGATGCTTTATAATTTTTGTCATAAAGAAAAAATTTCTTTATTCTGAAAATATACTCGTTGTTGTCTTTAGTTAAGGCACAATTAAATCCTGAAATTTTTAATCTCGGAGGCAATGCTTTGAAGGAAGCAGTCAAAATCCTGTTAAGGATATAACCATAACCTTTCAATGTATCGGAATTTTCACGGTTTGTGCCTCTCTTCAATAAGAAAGAGTAGTTATCTTCCTTACCCTTCTTTACAGGATGAAAATAACCGTCTCTGATAGAAAAAGATTTAAATCTAAAATCGCCCGTTAAGGTATGAAACAAGTCAAGTTCAAAAGAAAGTGCTTCTGCTTTAGTTAGAGTATCCTTGTTATCCTGAACGATATAAAATTCTTGTCCACTGATACCGGAGAGGCCATGAACAGATATATTATTGAAAGAAAGTGTAGCTTGATAATCAGTTTTGAATTTTTCTTTGACCTTACCCAGGGCCCAGTTGGCAATGGAAGCCCTTAGAAAAAATATGGTAAGGATAAATATTGACGATAATACGGCAAGAATAACAACTACCCTTTGCAACTTACTGAAACTCATATTAGATTACTCTTCTATCTGAGTGCAAAGGTACAATTAAAATCAGGGTTTTGAAATATTTTACTAACTATTGCTTTGGAGGTCTTAATGAGAATTACTCATTATTCATATTCAGTGTAATAGGCTTCAACACAGTCTACTTTGGAAGTTTTGAGTTTGTAAACTTTGCCCACTGATTTATCTACTACCCATGATTTTATTGTTCTCACATTTCCCTCTTTATCAATTTTTATCATGCTTGTAGCCGGTTGTTCAAAATCACATTGAGTTCTGCATAATGTTTCGAACAAAACTTGTTTGTCCTGTACCATAATTCGTTTAACACCTTTTACTTCACAAACCATATCACCAGCGGTTTTAGCGAAGATCATCACAAAAGAAGAATCTCTTTTATTGAGATAGGTAAGAAGGCCATACTCCCCTATTCCATGCGATATCTGAGCAGAATATTGAATATACCCTTCCAATTCTCTGGAAGGATCAAACTTTTTGTTTTGCCAGTTCGTCAAAGTATCAAATAACTCAACCGACGCAATACATTCCTGAGGTTCATGCTCAATAAAATCATGATTGTCAGAGCTATTAAGATGAGAAGGAATAAAAAATGAGTTTTTTACGAGCGACTCGCATGAAAGAAATATTGCACAAAAAAAGAAAGACAAAATAAGGTTAAGAATCTTTTTCATAGCAGCATTGAATTAGGTTAAGTAATTTTTATTCCAGGTTGTTCCTGTTGTGAGTACTAAACTTGGATTATATATAACTCAGTAATATTTAAGAGCTTCATATTTACTTTTAGCGGATTTTGGCTTCCGGCTACCTACATTCAATTCCGACTATTATAATATCCCTATTCGTCCATTCCATCTCTGTTTACGGAAGATAAAAATAAAAGATAATCTTATTCAGAACTATTTTTCCACATGATTTTCTTGAAACTAAATGAATAAATCCTGTTTAAACTTAAATAATGTCAAAAAATATCCATTCAAAGTTCAAACAGATATTCATAAGATTTAAAAACAAAAACCTTCGCAGATAATTATAAAAATTAACCTGAAGTATTTATATATGAGATTTATTAAAACTTTTTTTTTATTCTTCTTACTGACACAGTCTCTTATAGCAATCTCCTCTGCGCAAGACAGCACGATAGCTCCCAGAAAGAAAAGAGCATTCCTTGTACTTCCGCTAGTTATAAATACACCAGAAACAAAGTTTGGAGGAGGGGCACTTGGTACAGTAATTTTTAAGATAGGTAAAGATACTTCTGTAAGGTCTTCAAATGTACAGTCATTCATCATATATACTCAAAGAAAGCAAATTGTTGTAGAGAGTGGCGGAGGATTATTTTTTAAGAAAGAGAACTACATAGTTAAATGGTTTGGAACCTATAGCTACTTCCCCGACAGATTCTATGGTCTTGGTAACAACACTCCTAAAAGTAACATGGAGACATATACCTACAGACAAATATACCTTACATCTCAATACATGAGAAAAATATATAAAAAGTTATATGGTGGATTTGATTATGAATTACAGGATGTGATTAGTCTTGATTATGAACCAGGAGGATTATTTGATCAGGAGAATATATTAGGGAGAAACGGTGGCACAGGTTCCGGCCTTGGCCCTTTGATTGCCTGGGATAATCGGAACAATGCATTTTATCCTACTAAGGGAGCATATCTGCAGGTTTCTTATGTGCTTTTCAGAAATATCTTCGGCAGTAATTTTAAATTTCAAACTAACTTTTTTGATTTCAGAAAATTCATAAAATTAGGTGGTCAGAATGTTCTTGCCTTACAGTTATTTTCGCAAATCACATCTGGTGATGTGCCAGTCAGAAACCTGTCATACATCGGAGGGCCCTTTATTATGAGGGGTTATTATCTGGGTAGATATAGAGACAACAATGCGATTGCAATACAAAGCGAATACCGGATGCGTGTATGGAGAAGGTTCGGTGCTGTTGCTTTTGCAGGATTAGGGGAAGTTAGTCAACAATTGAAAGACTATTCCATTAATGGTTTAAAATACTCATTGGGAGCGGGTATACGCTTTGCCATTGTCCCTAAAGAAAGTATCAATCTCAGGGTAGATTTCGCGATAGGTAAAAACTCCTCAGGCTTTTATCTATATTTAACAGAAGCTTTCTGACCTCCTCAAGTTGTTATAACTGGAGCTCCGGCACGGATCTCTTCATTAGCATAGGTTTTAAATACTTCAAAGTTTTTTATAAATGCATCTGACAATTTCTCTGCAGTCAATTTATAACCTTCCTTATCCTTCCAAGTGTTATAAGGCAAAAGAATATCTTTAGGCACATTGGGGCACATATCAGGTACCATTAACCCAAAGAAAGGTTCTTTTTTAAAATTGACCTGTTCAAGCTTCCCTTCAAGTGCCGCTGTAATCATAGCTCTTGTAAATTTCAGTTTTATTCTGGAGCCTGTACCGTAAACACCTCCAGTCCATCCTGTGTTGATAAGCCAGATATTCACCTTATTTTTCTTCATCTTTTCGCCGAGCAAATTAGCGTATACAGTAGGATGCAAAGGCATAAACGGTGCCCCAAAGCAGGCAGAGAACACTGGTTTGGGTTCATTTATTCCTTCTTCAGTGCCAGCAACCTTTGCAGTGTACCCTGATATAAAATGATACATAGCCTGCGCCGGAGTAAGCCTTGATATTGGAGGTAATACTCCAAAGGCATCAGCAGTGAGAAAGAAAATATTAGCAGGTAAACCACCTTTGGATGGGTGTACTGTATTAGGTATATACTCTATAGGATATGATACCCTTGTATTCTGAGTGATGCTTGTATCAGTGTAATCGACATCTCGTGAATAAGGGAAGCATCTTACATTTTCAAGTACTGATCCAAACTTTATTGCACCATAAATTTCAGGTTCAGCTTCCGGGTTAAGATTAGCAACTTTAGCATAACATCCACCTTCAAAATTAAACACCCCTTTGTCATCCCAACCATGTTCATCATCACCAATCAGAAATTTATCAGGATCTGCGGATAAAGTTGTTTTTCCAGTTCCTGAAAGACCAAAGAACACTGCTACCTTACCATCTTTTCCTATATTGGCAGAAGCGTGCATAGATAGCACCTGATGCTGATGAGGGAGTATAAAATTCAATATTGAAAATATTGATTTTTTGATTTCTCCGGTATATGCTGTTCCTCCAATAAGAATCACCTTCCTCCTTAGATCTATTATAGAAAAGTTTTTGCTTCTTACACCGTCAGTCGTAGGATTGGCTTCAAAATCAGGGAAGCATAAAATAGTATACTCAGGATCTATATACTGAAGCTCCGATAATTCAGGCCTCATAAACATATTATAACTGAAAAGATTATGATATGCTTTTGTTGTAATTACTCTGAGTGATTTTCTGTAATTAAAATCGGCACAGACAAAGGCATCCCGAACATATAATTCTTTCCCTTCAGAATAATCAAGCATTTTATGGAAGATAACATCAAAGTATTTCCCATCGATCGGATGATTAATATCCCCCCAGTGAATTGAGTCTTTTGTTAATTCATCCTTTACAAAAAACTTATCTTCGGGGCTTCTTCCGGTGAATCTTCCGGTATCACAGGCAAGTGCAGCATCATTGGTTAGTATACCTTCCCCATTGCGGATTGCATGTTCCACAAGTTCTGCCGGAGAAAGATTCCAGTAGATATTTTTAGCTTTGTTAATACCAATCCGCTCTATACCAGCAACCAATGACTTCAATCCTGCTTGTTCCATATTTACAGAGTTAATGAGTTCTTAATGTGTTATGCTGTCACAAGACATTCTTTATTTTTATGCATTACAAGAACAGGATAATTTGTTTTATTAATCAGCTGATGAGTATTACTTTCCTCTAT includes:
- a CDS encoding BamA/TamA family outer membrane protein, giving the protein MRFIKTFFLFFLLTQSLIAISSAQDSTIAPRKKRAFLVLPLVINTPETKFGGGALGTVIFKIGKDTSVRSSNVQSFIIYTQRKQIVVESGGGLFFKKENYIVKWFGTYSYFPDRFYGLGNNTPKSNMETYTYRQIYLTSQYMRKIYKKLYGGFDYELQDVISLDYEPGGLFDQENILGRNGGTGSGLGPLIAWDNRNNAFYPTKGAYLQVSYVLFRNIFGSNFKFQTNFFDFRKFIKLGGQNVLALQLFSQITSGDVPVRNLSYIGGPFIMRGYYLGRYRDNNAIAIQSEYRMRVWRRFGAVAFAGLGEVSQQLKDYSINGLKYSLGAGIRFAIVPKESINLRVDFAIGKNSSGFYLYLTEAF
- the pckA gene encoding phosphoenolpyruvate carboxykinase (ATP); this translates as MEQAGLKSLVAGIERIGINKAKNIYWNLSPAELVEHAIRNGEGILTNDAALACDTGRFTGRSPEDKFFVKDELTKDSIHWGDINHPIDGKYFDVIFHKMLDYSEGKELYVRDAFVCADFNYRKSLRVITTKAYHNLFSYNMFMRPELSELQYIDPEYTILCFPDFEANPTTDGVRSKNFSIIDLRRKVILIGGTAYTGEIKKSIFSILNFILPHQHQVLSMHASANIGKDGKVAVFFGLSGTGKTTLSADPDKFLIGDDEHGWDDKGVFNFEGGCYAKVANLNPEAEPEIYGAIKFGSVLENVRCFPYSRDVDYTDTSITQNTRVSYPIEYIPNTVHPSKGGLPANIFFLTADAFGVLPPISRLTPAQAMYHFISGYTAKVAGTEEGINEPKPVFSACFGAPFMPLHPTVYANLLGEKMKKNKVNIWLINTGWTGGVYGTGSRIKLKFTRAMITAALEGKLEQVNFKKEPFFGLMVPDMCPNVPKDILLPYNTWKDKEGYKLTAEKLSDAFIKNFEVFKTYANEEIRAGAPVITT